Proteins encoded by one window of Dryocola sp. LX212:
- the wrbA gene encoding NAD(P)H:quinone oxidoreductase yields the protein MAKVLVLYYSMYGHIETMAHAVAEGAQKVDGAEVTVKRVPETMPGEAFLKAGGKTQNAPQATPQELAEYDAIIFGTPTRFGNMSGQMRTFLDQTGGLWASGALYGKLASVFSSTGTGGGQEHTISSTWTTLAHHGMVIVPIGYAAQELFDVSQVRGGTPYGATTIAGADGSRQPSEEELSIARYQGEYVAGLAVKLNG from the coding sequence ATGGCTAAAGTACTGGTGCTCTATTATTCAATGTATGGACATATCGAAACGATGGCTCACGCCGTGGCGGAAGGGGCGCAGAAGGTCGATGGTGCGGAAGTCACCGTTAAACGCGTTCCGGAAACCATGCCGGGCGAGGCCTTCCTTAAGGCCGGCGGGAAAACGCAAAATGCCCCGCAGGCGACGCCACAGGAGCTGGCCGAGTACGACGCCATCATATTTGGTACCCCTACCCGCTTTGGCAATATGTCAGGCCAGATGCGCACCTTCCTCGACCAGACCGGCGGCCTGTGGGCATCCGGCGCGCTGTACGGCAAACTAGCCAGCGTCTTTAGCTCCACCGGCACCGGTGGCGGTCAGGAACATACCATCTCGTCTACCTGGACTACGCTTGCCCACCACGGGATGGTTATCGTGCCGATTGGCTACGCGGCGCAGGAACTGTTCGATGTTTCGCAGGTTCGCGGCGGCACGCCTTATGGCGCAACAACCATTGCCGGAGCCGATGGCTCTCGTCAGCCAAGCGAGGAGGAGCTGTCGATCGCTCGCTATCAGGGTGAATACGTGGCAGGTCTGGCAGTCAAACTTAACGGTTAA
- the rutR gene encoding HTH-type transcriptional regulator RutR, whose translation MGAGAVQTKQTGRRSLAVAAKKQAILEAGLELFSQYGIHGTSIERVAERAEVSKTNLLYYYPSKEALYVAVLKQILDIWLAPLRAFREDLEPLVAIGEYIRLKLEVSRDFPQASRLFCLEMLQGAPLLKEELTGGLKTLVEDKSEIIAGWVASGKLANVDPHHLIFMLWATTQHYADFASQVEAVTGSNLSDEDFFRRTVENVQRMIIEGIRVR comes from the coding sequence ATGGGCGCAGGCGCAGTGCAGACAAAACAAACCGGACGGCGTTCGCTGGCCGTAGCCGCCAAGAAGCAGGCCATCCTCGAGGCCGGGCTGGAGCTTTTTTCCCAGTATGGCATTCACGGCACCAGCATCGAGCGGGTGGCCGAGCGGGCCGAGGTCTCCAAAACCAACCTCCTTTATTACTATCCTTCCAAAGAAGCGCTGTACGTGGCGGTGCTTAAGCAAATCCTTGATATCTGGCTCGCGCCGCTGCGCGCGTTTCGCGAGGATCTAGAGCCGCTGGTGGCAATAGGCGAGTACATCCGGCTCAAGCTCGAAGTGTCCCGAGACTTTCCGCAGGCTTCGCGGCTGTTCTGCCTTGAGATGCTCCAGGGGGCGCCGCTGTTAAAAGAAGAGCTGACCGGCGGCTTAAAAACGCTGGTAGAGGACAAGTCGGAGATTATTGCCGGCTGGGTTGCCAGCGGAAAGCTGGCGAACGTCGATCCGCACCATCTGATTTTTATGCTGTGGGCCACAACCCAGCACTACGCGGATTTCGCAAGCCAGGTTGAGGCAGTGACGGGCAGCAATCTCAGCGATGAGGATTTTTTCCGCCGCACGGTGGAAAACGTGCAGCGGATGATTATTGAAGGGATCCGGGTGCGCTAG
- a CDS encoding general stress protein produces the protein MANHRGGSGNFAEDRERASEAGRKGGQHSGGNFKNDPQRASEAGQKGGKNSHGSGSGKSK, from the coding sequence ATGGCAAACCATCGTGGTGGTTCAGGTAATTTCGCTGAAGACCGTGAAAGAGCATCAGAAGCAGGTCGGAAAGGTGGCCAGCACAGTGGTGGGAACTTTAAAAACGACCCACAGCGCGCATCAGAAGCAGGCCAGAAAGGGGGCAAAAACAGCCACGGCAGCGGTAGCGGCAAAAGCAAATAG
- a CDS encoding sugar porter family MFS transporter codes for MSYVSHAPVVQQSHERKVRRMNMFVSVSAAVAGLLFGLDIGVIAGALPFLTDHFSLTSRAQEWVVSSMMLGAAFGALFNGWLSHRLGRKYSLLAGAILFIAGSLGSAFATNLEVLLFARVILGVAVGIASYTAPLYLSEMASEKVRGKMISMYQLMVTLGIVLAFLSDTALSYSGNWRAMLGVLALPAVVLLAMVIFLPNSPRWLAAKGQHVKAEEVLRMLRDTSEKAREELNEIRESLKVKQGGWALFKNNRNVRRAVFLGMLLQAMQQFTGMNIIMYYAPKIFEMAGFSSTHDQMMATVVVGLTFMFATFIAVFTVDKNGRKPALKIGFTVMALGTLVLGYCLMQVDSGAASTGLSWLAVGMTMMCIAGYAMSAAPVVWILCSEIQPLKCRDFGVTCSTTTNWVSNMIIGATFLTLLDNFGAASTFWIYTVLNLAFVGITYWLIPETKNVTLEHIEKKLMSGEKLRNIGI; via the coding sequence ATGTCTTATGTCAGTCATGCCCCGGTTGTTCAGCAATCGCACGAGCGCAAAGTTCGCCGCATGAATATGTTCGTCTCAGTCTCCGCTGCGGTGGCCGGTCTGCTGTTCGGACTGGATATTGGCGTGATTGCCGGTGCGCTGCCTTTTTTAACCGATCATTTCTCTTTAACCAGCCGGGCGCAGGAGTGGGTGGTCAGCAGCATGATGCTGGGCGCCGCGTTCGGCGCGCTGTTTAACGGCTGGCTATCGCATCGCCTGGGGCGTAAGTACAGCCTGCTGGCCGGGGCGATATTGTTCATTGCCGGTTCGCTTGGCTCCGCCTTCGCCACAAATCTTGAAGTTCTGCTGTTTGCCCGCGTGATTCTGGGCGTTGCCGTGGGGATCGCTTCTTATACGGCTCCGCTTTATCTGTCTGAAATGGCGTCGGAAAAAGTTCGTGGCAAAATGATCAGTATGTATCAGCTGATGGTGACGCTGGGGATCGTGCTGGCCTTCTTGTCCGATACCGCGCTGAGCTACAGCGGCAACTGGCGTGCAATGCTTGGTGTGCTGGCGCTTCCGGCCGTAGTGCTGCTGGCGATGGTTATTTTCCTGCCCAACAGCCCGCGCTGGCTGGCGGCGAAAGGCCAGCATGTTAAGGCCGAAGAAGTGTTACGCATGCTACGCGATACGTCGGAAAAAGCGCGTGAAGAGCTAAACGAGATCCGCGAAAGCCTGAAGGTGAAGCAGGGCGGCTGGGCATTGTTTAAAAACAACCGTAACGTCAGGCGGGCTGTTTTCCTGGGCATGCTGCTGCAGGCTATGCAGCAGTTTACCGGTATGAACATCATCATGTATTACGCGCCAAAAATATTCGAAATGGCGGGGTTCAGCTCCACCCACGATCAGATGATGGCGACGGTGGTAGTCGGATTAACCTTTATGTTTGCAACATTTATTGCTGTCTTCACCGTTGATAAAAACGGTCGCAAACCGGCGCTGAAAATCGGTTTTACCGTTATGGCGCTTGGCACGCTGGTGCTGGGCTATTGCCTGATGCAGGTCGACAGCGGCGCGGCCTCAACCGGGCTCTCCTGGCTGGCCGTAGGCATGACGATGATGTGTATTGCAGGCTATGCGATGAGTGCCGCGCCAGTCGTCTGGATCCTCTGTTCTGAAATCCAGCCGCTGAAATGCCGTGACTTCGGGGTGACCTGCTCCACGACCACTAACTGGGTGTCCAACATGATTATCGGCGCTACGTTCCTGACGCTGCTGGATAATTTTGGCGCCGCTTCAACATTTTGGATCTATACCGTGCTAAACCTTGCGTTCGTCGGTATCACTTACTGGCTAATACCGGAAACCAAAAACGTCACCCTTGAGCATATCGAGAAGAAACTGATGTCGGGTGAGAAGCTTCGTAATATTGGGATTTAA
- the tssE gene encoding type VI secretion system baseplate subunit TssE, whose amino-acid sequence MSESPRPSLYEALFGNFTGGLDLHLVSEQNQVILSVLDNMQRILNCRAGTLAHLPDYGLPDMTKILQGMPGTAHELMGTLSAVLLKYEPRLKSIDVILLDQNIPGELRYAIDAELKGVGLVRYGTEFMPEGRVLIRHLKQQQYLDAQTRL is encoded by the coding sequence ATGAGTGAGTCACCGCGTCCATCGCTGTATGAAGCCCTGTTTGGCAACTTCACCGGCGGTCTCGATCTTCACCTGGTCAGCGAGCAGAACCAGGTGATTCTCTCGGTGCTGGATAATATGCAGCGCATCCTCAACTGCCGTGCCGGTACGCTGGCGCACCTGCCTGACTATGGCCTGCCGGATATGACTAAAATCCTGCAGGGAATGCCGGGAACGGCCCATGAACTGATGGGCACCTTATCAGCCGTATTACTCAAATACGAACCGCGACTGAAAAGCATCGATGTCATCCTCCTCGACCAGAACATTCCCGGTGAACTTCGCTATGCCATCGATGCTGAGCTCAAAGGGGTCGGCCTGGTGCGCTACGGCACCGAATTTATGCCTGAGGGGCGGGTGCTGATACGCCACCTTAAACAGCAGCAGTATCTTGACGCTCAAACCCGCCTCTAA
- a CDS encoding YccJ family protein, whose product MPGQEYKAHHVGEWASLRNTSPEIAEAIFEVAKYDEKLAEKIWEEGSDEVLLKAFEKTDKDSLFWGEQTIERKNV is encoded by the coding sequence ATGCCTGGTCAAGAATACAAAGCGCATCACGTGGGTGAATGGGCAAGTCTGCGTAACACCTCTCCTGAAATAGCGGAGGCTATTTTTGAAGTGGCTAAATACGATGAAAAACTCGCGGAGAAAATCTGGGAGGAAGGCAGCGATGAGGTACTGCTAAAGGCGTTTGAGAAAACCGATAAAGACTCGCTTTTCTGGGGCGAACAAACGATCGAGCGGAAGAACGTTTAA
- the uraH gene encoding hydroxyisourate hydrolase, with product MKILTATIISLLSFSAFAAPEGTLSVHILNQQTGLPSAGVVVELDKQDSASWQHLATSKTDADGRIKSLYPASGEMEPGIYKVTFRVGDYFKSNDMKTFFPSVPVIFNVTKTNEKLHIPLLLSQYGYSTYRGS from the coding sequence ATGAAAATACTAACGGCTACGATTATCTCGCTACTCAGTTTTAGTGCTTTTGCTGCCCCGGAAGGGACCCTGAGCGTACACATCCTCAACCAGCAAACCGGCCTCCCTTCAGCGGGGGTTGTGGTGGAACTGGATAAACAGGACAGTGCTTCCTGGCAACATCTTGCAACCTCTAAAACTGATGCGGACGGCAGAATAAAATCTCTTTACCCGGCCAGCGGTGAGATGGAGCCCGGCATTTATAAGGTGACGTTCAGGGTGGGGGACTACTTTAAGTCTAATGACATGAAAACCTTCTTCCCGTCTGTCCCCGTCATTTTCAACGTGACTAAGACGAACGAAAAGCTTCATATCCCTTTGCTCCTGAGCCAGTATGGATATTCAACCTATCGGGGGAGCTAA
- the tssJ gene encoding type VI secretion system lipoprotein TssJ, translated as MATTAGKSTLVALTAGITLMLTGCGLTQSVSDGTVAVTKSIFYKQIKTLHLDLRAREAVNSNAGGVPLSTVVRIYQLKDRKTFDSTDYPSLFKSDSQAIKADLVAEKDIRLQPGGAVTVDMPMEESAQYVAVAGMFMSPDQVNNTWRVVLSRDDLDPDKARVIEAGNNRLTLKALKDE; from the coding sequence ATGGCGACTACCGCTGGTAAATCCACCCTGGTGGCACTGACCGCCGGCATCACACTGATGCTGACCGGTTGTGGGCTGACCCAGAGCGTCAGCGACGGCACTGTCGCTGTGACCAAATCGATTTTTTATAAGCAGATAAAGACCCTGCATCTGGATCTGCGGGCCCGTGAGGCCGTAAACAGCAACGCTGGCGGCGTTCCGTTGTCCACAGTGGTGCGTATCTATCAGCTCAAGGACCGTAAAACCTTCGACAGTACGGATTACCCGTCACTGTTTAAGTCTGACAGTCAGGCCATCAAGGCAGACCTGGTGGCAGAGAAAGACATTCGCCTGCAGCCGGGCGGGGCCGTGACGGTCGATATGCCGATGGAGGAAAGTGCGCAGTATGTGGCGGTGGCCGGGATGTTTATGTCGCCGGACCAGGTGAACAACACCTGGCGCGTGGTGCTGAGCCGGGACGACCTCGATCCGGATAAAGCCCGGGTAATTGAGGCCGGTAACAACCGCCTGACCCTGAAGGCGCTGAAAGATGAGTGA
- the tssG gene encoding type VI secretion system baseplate subunit TssG: MERLRQYLPYMNFYRFCQVLEQSQPGKPVIGSSWQVRHEPVRFRPHPGMGFPASEIKGIEPSEHTHLPPTVRITFMGLYGVESPLPTHYIDDITQRREGYEATADFLDIFNHRLIAQYYRIWRKYSYPASFEAGGKDDISQYLLGLAGLGIDGCTDSIAAPASRFLALLPVMLLPGRTAEGLASLVRLLAPDTQAKIWHHDKRRVPLKKPLTMSVSQPVTLTSRPVMGNYATDVNSQVLMRLTSTNPDEVQGWLPGGELHTDLMALLHVYLGSRLDVRLQLCVDRSLLPDATMSTNPKAGAVQLGRTAVMRPLNAAKTASHPKTITINLGRYERVQEHIHRRETDEDGDYRW; this comes from the coding sequence ATGGAGCGGCTACGGCAGTACCTGCCGTACATGAACTTTTATCGCTTCTGCCAGGTACTGGAGCAGAGCCAGCCGGGTAAACCGGTTATCGGCAGCAGCTGGCAGGTGCGCCATGAGCCGGTGCGCTTCCGGCCTCATCCGGGAATGGGCTTCCCGGCGTCTGAAATCAAAGGGATTGAGCCGTCTGAACATACCCATCTGCCACCGACGGTGCGCATCACCTTTATGGGGCTCTACGGCGTGGAGTCCCCGCTGCCGACGCACTATATCGATGACATCACCCAGCGACGGGAAGGCTATGAGGCCACGGCGGATTTCCTCGATATCTTCAACCACCGGCTGATTGCTCAGTATTACCGCATCTGGCGCAAATACTCTTACCCGGCGAGCTTTGAAGCCGGCGGTAAGGACGACATCTCGCAGTATCTGCTGGGCCTGGCAGGCCTTGGTATTGACGGCTGCACGGACAGCATCGCCGCCCCTGCGTCACGCTTCCTCGCGCTGCTGCCGGTGATGCTTCTGCCGGGGCGAACGGCCGAAGGTCTGGCCTCGCTGGTACGCCTGCTGGCACCTGACACACAGGCGAAAATCTGGCACCACGACAAGCGCCGCGTGCCGCTGAAAAAGCCGCTGACCATGAGTGTCAGCCAGCCCGTCACCCTGACCAGTCGCCCGGTGATGGGAAACTATGCCACCGATGTGAACAGCCAGGTGCTGATGCGCCTGACGTCCACTAATCCGGATGAGGTGCAGGGCTGGCTGCCCGGTGGTGAGCTTCACACGGACCTGATGGCGTTGCTGCATGTCTATCTTGGCTCGCGGCTCGATGTTCGCCTGCAGCTGTGCGTCGACCGCAGCCTGCTCCCGGACGCGACGATGAGCACGAATCCCAAAGCAGGCGCTGTGCAGCTGGGTCGCACTGCCGTCATGCGGCCACTAAATGCGGCTAAGACCGCCTCACACCCTAAAACAATCACCATTAACCTGGGTCGCTATGAGCGGGTTCAGGAACATATTCACCGCAGGGAGACCGATGAAGATGGCGACTACCGCTGGTAA
- the agp gene encoding bifunctional glucose-1-phosphatase/inositol phosphatase: MNKKILASLLAVACFAPGLANAEAAPDGYQLEQVLLMSRHNLRAPLANNGSVLEQSTAQSWPAWDVPGGQLTTKGGVLEVYMGHYMREWLAQQGLVKSGECPTPQSVYAYANSLQRTVATAQFFITGAFPGCDIPVHHQEKMGTMDPTFNPVITNDSPEFKQAAVKAMEAQREHYKLDESYKLLEQVTAFSDSPTCKEKQQCDLTAGKDKFTANATEEPGVSGPLKVGNSLVDAFTLQYYEGFPLEQVAWGQIKTDKQWQVLSRLKNGYQDTLFTSPQVARDVAAPLVKYIQKALAGKETAGPKVTLLVGHDSNIASLLTALDFKPYQLPEQNERTPIGGKIMFQRWHDKNANRELMKVEYVYQSSDQLRKGEVLSLQQPPQRVTLQLAGCPTDANGFCPWDKFTEVLNKTVADK; encoded by the coding sequence ATGAATAAAAAAATACTCGCCTCGCTGCTGGCGGTGGCCTGCTTTGCGCCGGGACTGGCGAATGCCGAAGCCGCGCCGGATGGCTATCAGCTAGAACAGGTTTTACTAATGAGCCGCCACAATCTGCGTGCGCCGCTGGCGAATAACGGCAGCGTGCTGGAACAGTCCACCGCACAGTCCTGGCCGGCATGGGATGTCCCCGGCGGGCAGCTCACCACGAAAGGCGGTGTGCTGGAGGTTTATATGGGCCACTATATGCGCGAATGGCTGGCACAGCAGGGGCTGGTGAAGAGCGGGGAATGCCCAACGCCGCAAAGCGTCTACGCCTATGCCAACAGCCTCCAGCGTACTGTCGCCACCGCGCAGTTCTTTATCACCGGCGCATTCCCCGGCTGTGACATCCCTGTTCATCATCAGGAAAAAATGGGCACCATGGATCCAACGTTTAACCCGGTCATCACCAATGACTCGCCTGAATTTAAGCAGGCGGCGGTTAAGGCAATGGAAGCCCAGCGCGAGCACTATAAGCTGGACGAAAGCTATAAGCTGCTGGAACAGGTTACGGCCTTCAGCGATTCGCCAACCTGTAAAGAGAAACAGCAGTGCGACCTGACGGCGGGAAAAGACAAATTTACCGCCAACGCGACTGAAGAGCCGGGTGTAAGCGGGCCGCTTAAGGTCGGGAACTCGCTGGTAGACGCTTTTACCCTGCAATATTACGAAGGTTTCCCGCTGGAACAGGTGGCCTGGGGCCAGATCAAAACGGATAAACAGTGGCAGGTGCTTTCCCGGCTGAAAAACGGCTATCAGGACACGCTGTTTACCTCGCCGCAGGTGGCCCGTGACGTTGCGGCACCGCTGGTGAAATATATTCAGAAGGCGCTGGCGGGCAAAGAAACTGCCGGGCCGAAAGTGACGCTGCTGGTGGGACATGATTCGAATATCGCCTCGCTGCTGACGGCGCTGGACTTTAAGCCTTATCAGCTGCCGGAGCAGAATGAACGCACGCCAATCGGCGGCAAAATTATGTTCCAGCGCTGGCACGACAAGAACGCCAATCGTGAGCTGATGAAGGTGGAATATGTTTATCAGAGCAGCGATCAGCTGAGAAAAGGCGAAGTGTTAAGCCTGCAGCAGCCGCCGCAGCGCGTGACGCTACAGCTCGCCGGTTGCCCAACGGATGCAAATGGTTTTTGTCCGTGGGATAAGTTTACCGAGGTGCTGAACAAGACGGTGGCCGATAAATAG
- a CDS encoding lysozyme inhibitor LprI family protein encodes MKRLCLLIAALLISANVLADTCDNETSQAGLNECYGKEYKKQDELLNQTYGQAMKLATDAQKTQLKAAQNAWIAFRDADCAFLSSGADGGSVAPMVHAQCMTDKTVERTELLKSTLHCDEGDVSCVFPPR; translated from the coding sequence ATGAAACGCCTTTGTTTACTGATTGCTGCTTTGCTGATTAGCGCCAACGTGCTGGCCGACACCTGCGATAACGAAACATCCCAGGCCGGGCTGAACGAGTGTTACGGTAAAGAGTATAAAAAGCAGGACGAGCTCCTGAATCAGACCTACGGGCAGGCGATGAAACTCGCGACAGACGCCCAAAAAACCCAGCTCAAAGCGGCACAGAACGCTTGGATTGCCTTCCGCGATGCGGACTGCGCCTTTTTATCCTCCGGCGCTGACGGCGGATCTGTCGCTCCGATGGTGCATGCCCAGTGCATGACGGATAAAACCGTTGAGCGTACCGAACTGCTGAAAAGCACGCTGCACTGCGATGAAGGCGATGTCAGCTGCGTCTTCCCGCCGCGCTAG
- a CDS encoding SDR family NAD(P)-dependent oxidoreductase: protein MSTCRSIAVITGSSSGIGAVYADRFAARGYDLLLVARREERLQALANKLQSRYKVIVNFLCADLGNEAGIRAVEDVLQKNSRISVLVNNAGTAHLASFTSGSATQHQGDIMLNITSLTRLSLAALAQFQARNAGTLINISSVLALHSGAGNAVYSGTKAYVLNFTRGLQEEVAGSNVQIQAVLPAATATEIWETSGVPLASLPANAIMSPENLVDAALTGLDRGESITIPPLHDLKLWEQYEAARLEVFVAANTGLPAPRYQR, encoded by the coding sequence ATGTCTACATGCCGCTCGATTGCTGTGATCACCGGCTCCTCATCTGGCATTGGCGCCGTCTACGCCGACCGTTTCGCCGCTCGCGGCTACGATTTGCTGTTAGTTGCCCGCCGCGAAGAGCGCCTGCAGGCGCTGGCGAACAAGCTGCAGTCAAGGTACAAAGTTATTGTCAATTTCCTGTGCGCCGATTTGGGCAATGAGGCGGGCATCCGCGCGGTTGAGGATGTTTTGCAGAAAAACTCTCGCATCAGCGTGCTGGTGAACAATGCCGGAACCGCGCATCTGGCGTCGTTTACCAGCGGCAGCGCCACGCAGCACCAGGGTGATATTATGCTCAATATTACCTCCCTGACCCGCCTTAGTCTCGCGGCGCTGGCTCAGTTTCAGGCGCGTAACGCCGGAACGCTGATTAATATCTCGTCAGTTCTCGCCCTGCATTCAGGCGCTGGCAATGCGGTATACAGCGGTACGAAAGCCTATGTGCTGAACTTTACGAGAGGATTACAGGAGGAAGTTGCGGGAAGCAACGTGCAGATCCAGGCAGTGCTGCCTGCAGCAACCGCAACAGAAATTTGGGAGACGTCCGGCGTGCCGCTCGCTTCACTGCCTGCGAATGCGATCATGTCGCCTGAAAACCTGGTCGATGCGGCATTGACCGGCCTTGATCGGGGCGAAAGCATTACCATTCCACCCCTGCATGATTTGAAATTATGGGAGCAATATGAAGCTGCTCGTCTTGAAGTTTTTGTCGCTGCCAACACCGGTCTCCCTGCTCCGCGCTATCAGCGGTAA